In Candidatus Roseilinea sp., one DNA window encodes the following:
- a CDS encoding oxidoreductase: MSTHLLCAGVIGAGAIGQQGHIPGFQAAGVEIAAICDSNLARAQEVAHKFNIPKVFADYRELLAQPEIAMVSVGLPNALHAPVTIEALNAGKHVLCEKPMTTSSALADEMIAAAKKNNRLLSVNQHMRFDRTARAMRDIVASGCLGHVYLAESKWIRQQGIPGFGSWFTNKDLAGGGALYDIGVHLLDLILYLLDFPEVVAVKGFLSGELGKRKIGLGGWGADHFTDGRFDVDDTAFAVLTLKDGAQIRLMVTWAAFGPAEDRVTLYGTQGGLDRSGFFSESPSLKYYSAQAGKIVASEPDLSPYPNERGWLQSVGAFVKAVRGEAPLAVLPEQALQVVRILEAIAASAASGREVSL; encoded by the coding sequence ATGAGCACGCATCTTCTGTGCGCCGGCGTCATCGGCGCCGGCGCGATCGGCCAACAAGGCCACATTCCCGGCTTTCAAGCAGCGGGCGTCGAGATCGCCGCGATCTGCGACTCCAACCTCGCCCGCGCGCAAGAAGTCGCGCACAAGTTCAACATCCCCAAAGTCTTTGCCGACTACCGCGAACTGCTGGCGCAGCCGGAGATTGCCATGGTCTCCGTCGGGCTGCCCAACGCCCTGCACGCGCCGGTGACGATCGAGGCGCTGAACGCCGGCAAGCACGTGCTGTGCGAGAAGCCGATGACCACGTCGAGCGCGCTGGCCGACGAGATGATCGCGGCGGCCAAGAAGAACAACCGGCTGCTCAGCGTCAACCAGCACATGCGCTTCGACCGCACTGCGCGTGCCATGCGCGACATCGTCGCCTCAGGTTGTCTGGGGCACGTGTATCTGGCCGAGTCCAAGTGGATCCGCCAGCAAGGCATCCCCGGATTCGGCAGTTGGTTCACCAACAAAGACCTGGCGGGGGGAGGCGCCCTCTACGACATCGGCGTGCATTTGCTCGACCTGATCTTGTATTTGCTGGACTTCCCTGAAGTCGTCGCGGTGAAGGGTTTTCTGAGCGGCGAACTGGGCAAGCGAAAGATCGGGCTGGGCGGATGGGGCGCCGACCACTTCACCGACGGTCGCTTCGACGTGGACGACACCGCCTTCGCCGTGCTGACGTTGAAGGATGGCGCGCAGATCCGCCTGATGGTGACATGGGCGGCGTTCGGCCCCGCCGAGGATCGCGTCACGCTCTACGGCACGCAGGGCGGCTTGGATCGCAGCGGCTTCTTCAGCGAGTCGCCGTCGCTCAAATACTACTCGGCCCAGGCCGGCAAGATCGTCGCCAGCGAACCTGACCTTTCGCCCTACCCCAACGAGCGCGGTTGGCTTCAATCGGTGGGCGCATTCGTCAAGGCCGTGCGCGGCGAAGCGCCGCTCGCCGTCCTGCCGGAGCAAGCGCTGCAAGTCGTGCGCATCCTGGAGGCCATCGCAGCATCGGCAGCAAGCGGGCGCGAGGTCAGTTTGTGA
- the ilvD gene encoding dihydroxy-acid dehydratase, with the protein MAKSTEHLKTRSRELEGIARAPHRAFMRAMGLTDQDLRQPLVGVAHTWNEATPCNMSMSFLAQEAKRGIRELGGTPREFVSIAVSDGIGMGHEGMKASLTSREVIADSIELMMRAHCYDALYGMAGCDKSLPGTLMAMARLNLPSIFVYGGTIKPGKFRGRDVTIQTVYEAVGQREAGLITDEDLYELECAACPGIGSCGGLFTANTMASVSEALGMALPGNASPPAVDEERKVVAYESGKALMRLMQRGILPSDIMTKEAFENALTVVLAMGGSTNVALHLPAIAHELGIPLTFDDFTRITCRTPHIADMTPGGKYVMEDLHRIGGVPVVMKTLLDAGLLHGDCMTVTGKTVAENLKKVKNAEQLTKQDVVYPVSKPLRESGGMVIVKGNLAPEGGVVKVAGVKKLRHVGPARVFDDEQSCAEAVARREIKPGDVVVIRYVGPKGAPGMPEMLAVTAAIRGQGLGYDVALLTDGRFSGATTGLMVGHIGPEAFVGGPIAILRDGDIIEIDATNPAKGKLNVKLSREEIAKRLKKWKPPKPRYTSGALAKYARLVGRACDGAVTH; encoded by the coding sequence ATGGCCAAGTCAACCGAACATCTCAAGACCCGTAGCCGAGAATTGGAGGGCATCGCCCGTGCGCCGCATCGCGCCTTCATGCGCGCGATGGGCTTGACCGATCAGGATCTACGACAGCCGTTAGTCGGCGTAGCACATACCTGGAACGAAGCGACTCCGTGCAACATGTCCATGAGCTTCCTGGCTCAGGAAGCCAAGCGCGGCATCCGGGAGTTGGGCGGCACGCCGCGCGAGTTCGTCAGCATCGCCGTCAGCGACGGCATCGGCATGGGGCACGAGGGCATGAAGGCGTCGCTCACCAGCCGCGAGGTGATTGCCGACTCGATCGAGCTGATGATGCGCGCGCATTGCTACGACGCGCTCTATGGCATGGCCGGATGCGACAAGAGCCTGCCCGGCACGTTGATGGCGATGGCGCGGCTGAACTTGCCCAGCATCTTCGTCTATGGCGGCACGATCAAGCCCGGCAAGTTCCGCGGGCGCGACGTGACCATCCAAACCGTCTATGAGGCGGTTGGCCAACGCGAAGCTGGCCTAATCACCGACGAAGACCTCTACGAGTTGGAGTGTGCGGCCTGCCCGGGCATCGGCTCGTGCGGTGGGTTATTCACCGCCAACACGATGGCCAGCGTGAGTGAGGCGCTGGGCATGGCGTTGCCGGGGAACGCTTCGCCGCCGGCAGTGGACGAGGAGCGCAAGGTCGTCGCCTACGAGAGCGGCAAGGCGCTGATGCGCCTGATGCAGCGCGGCATCTTGCCCAGCGACATCATGACCAAGGAGGCGTTCGAGAACGCGCTGACGGTCGTGCTGGCCATGGGGGGCTCGACCAACGTGGCGTTGCACCTGCCGGCCATTGCGCATGAGCTGGGCATTCCGCTGACCTTCGACGACTTCACGCGCATCACCTGCCGCACGCCCCACATCGCCGACATGACCCCCGGCGGCAAGTATGTGATGGAGGACCTGCATCGGATTGGCGGCGTGCCGGTGGTGATGAAAACGCTGCTGGACGCCGGTCTGTTGCATGGCGACTGCATGACCGTCACCGGCAAGACGGTGGCCGAGAACTTGAAGAAGGTGAAGAACGCCGAGCAACTTACCAAGCAAGACGTGGTGTACCCGGTGAGCAAGCCCCTGCGCGAGAGCGGCGGCATGGTGATCGTGAAAGGTAACCTGGCGCCGGAGGGTGGCGTGGTAAAGGTGGCCGGCGTGAAGAAGCTGCGACACGTCGGGCCGGCGCGCGTGTTCGACGACGAGCAATCGTGCGCCGAGGCCGTGGCGCGGCGCGAGATCAAGCCCGGCGACGTGGTGGTGATCCGCTACGTCGGCCCGAAGGGCGCGCCCGGCATGCCGGAGATGCTCGCGGTCACTGCAGCAATCCGTGGGCAGGGGCTGGGCTACGATGTGGCGTTGCTCACCGACGGGCGCTTCTCCGGCGCGACGACCGGCCTCATGGTCGGCCACATCGGCCCCGAAGCGTTCGTGGGCGGGCCGATTGCCATCCTGCGCGATGGCGACATCATTGAGATTGACGCCACCAACCCGGCCAAAGGCAAGCTCAACGTCAAGCTCAGCCGTGAGGAGATCGCGAAACGCTTGAAGAAGTGGAAGCCGCCCAAGCCACGTTACACCAGCGGCGCGTTGGCCAAATACGCCCGGCTGGTGGGTCGCGCTTGCGATGGCGCAGTGACGCACTAG
- a CDS encoding stage V sporulation protein S, giving the protein MELIKVSATSRSTAVAGAIAGVVREHGRAEVQAIGAGAVNQAVKAAAIARGYLLLDGIDVVLIPSFGEVDIDGAERTAVKFTIEPR; this is encoded by the coding sequence ATGGAACTCATCAAGGTATCCGCTACGTCTCGTTCAACGGCAGTCGCGGGGGCGATTGCCGGCGTGGTGCGCGAGCACGGACGGGCCGAAGTGCAGGCCATCGGCGCAGGCGCCGTCAACCAGGCCGTCAAGGCGGCAGCGATTGCGCGCGGTTATCTGCTGCTCGACGGCATTGACGTGGTGTTGATCCCCTCATTCGGCGAAGTGGACATTGACGGCGCAGAGCGCACGGCGGTCAAGTTCACCATCGAACCTCGCTGA